From Pedobacter indicus, a single genomic window includes:
- a CDS encoding MFS transporter translates to MEKWRKTFLLIWIGQFISLLTSSTVTYSAFFWLSLETKSPEVLAYAVLSGYLPQAVLGLFIGAYVDRWHRKTIMIVSDLFIAFCTLILIVLFLSGNVQLEYLYALFACRSIGTAFHTPAMQASIPLLAPKSELSRIAGINQSIHSFSGIVAPVIGATLISFGRIEYILFLDIIGAVFACLLLSFVYIPNPITKKAGNSLFQDVKECILLIHSKKGMSYLFICSALVTFSFMLISVLLPLMTIEHFNGSSFQMGLIEMLWGIGALAGGIIIGIKRLNINKVTLVNIMYLLFGAYLVISGVLSENAFVYFALLTVIGGCSYAIYNAIFLVIIQLRVEDAFLGRVISTYNSLILLPSIAGIVGTGIIADYIGIANVFIIAGIVSVFTGFISLFVPSARKLGNI, encoded by the coding sequence ATGGAAAAATGGAGAAAGACCTTCCTTCTCATATGGATAGGTCAATTTATATCGTTATTAACGAGTTCAACAGTTACTTATTCTGCTTTCTTTTGGCTAAGTCTGGAAACTAAATCGCCCGAGGTGCTTGCCTATGCCGTGTTGTCAGGGTATTTACCTCAGGCGGTTTTAGGATTGTTTATAGGTGCATATGTCGATAGATGGCATCGGAAGACTATAATGATAGTATCCGATTTATTTATAGCGTTCTGTACGCTTATACTGATTGTACTTTTTCTGTCTGGCAATGTTCAACTTGAATACCTTTATGCGCTTTTTGCCTGTCGCTCAATAGGGACGGCATTCCATACACCTGCGATGCAAGCATCTATTCCCTTGTTAGCACCCAAATCTGAATTATCTCGAATAGCCGGCATTAATCAGAGCATACATTCTTTTTCAGGAATAGTAGCTCCTGTGATAGGTGCTACACTTATTAGTTTTGGACGCATAGAGTATATTCTTTTCTTGGATATTATCGGTGCCGTTTTTGCATGCTTGTTATTGTCTTTTGTATACATACCTAATCCTATAACTAAAAAAGCTGGAAACAGCTTGTTTCAAGATGTAAAAGAATGTATTCTGCTAATACATTCCAAAAAGGGTATGTCATACCTATTTATCTGTTCCGCACTTGTAACCTTTTCATTTATGCTAATTTCTGTACTGCTACCATTAATGACTATAGAGCATTTTAACGGTAGTTCGTTTCAAATGGGGCTAATCGAAATGTTATGGGGCATAGGTGCTTTAGCAGGTGGGATTATTATAGGGATAAAACGTCTGAATATAAATAAAGTGACACTTGTAAATATAATGTATTTGCTTTTTGGTGCATATTTGGTGATTTCAGGAGTTTTATCAGAAAATGCTTTCGTGTACTTTGCTCTGCTAACCGTAATTGGTGGATGTTCTTATGCTATTTACAATGCTATATTTTTAGTCATCATCCAACTTAGGGTCGAAGATGCTTTTTTGGGCAGAGTTATCTCCACTTACAACAGCTTGATATTGCTCCCCTCTATAGCGGGTATAGTAGGCACAGGAATAATTGCTGATTATATAGGAATTGCTAATGTGTTTATCATAGCGGGTATTGTTAGTGTCTTTACGGGTTTCATTAGCTTGTTCGTGCCATCAGCACGAAAATTGGGTAATATATAG
- a CDS encoding RteC domain-containing protein → MAIKDLEIETDRSLQRIEAVIHLIVECLSEVKENILKKGFKNNEAEIRFFKFQKPIIVAKLIYYNSIYKIETRKPYGSKPIKKYLNRELKKLKRYFDNNLDFYKYYRTNNTSLDEKLFIRGNHDIKLCLDTGYFQSDLTFSTSHDYKVAKIIANDLIQVYIEDQLNNKDQEDKPQALKKLNWTGSKVAIIELIYSLHYQGVFDNGNADIRFIAKYFENAFNVNLGNFYQTYLELRNRKMNPTKFLDTLRETLLKKMDEQEGK, encoded by the coding sequence ATGGCAATAAAGGATTTGGAAATCGAGACCGATCGCTCATTACAACGGATAGAGGCAGTGATACACCTCATTGTTGAGTGCCTATCTGAAGTAAAAGAAAATATTCTAAAAAAAGGGTTCAAGAACAATGAAGCGGAAATTCGATTTTTCAAATTCCAGAAGCCTATTATCGTAGCCAAACTTATTTATTACAATTCAATTTATAAAATTGAGACAAGGAAACCCTATGGGTCAAAACCTATCAAGAAGTATCTCAACAGAGAGTTGAAAAAACTCAAACGTTATTTTGACAACAACCTCGATTTCTATAAGTACTATCGTACCAATAACACTTCGCTTGACGAGAAGCTCTTTATACGTGGAAACCACGATATAAAGTTATGTTTGGACACTGGTTATTTTCAGTCCGACCTAACATTTTCCACCTCGCATGATTACAAAGTTGCTAAAATAATAGCCAATGATTTGATACAGGTATATATCGAAGACCAGTTGAACAATAAAGACCAAGAAGATAAGCCTCAAGCCTTGAAAAAACTCAATTGGACGGGTAGCAAAGTGGCAATAATAGAACTAATTTATTCACTGCATTATCAAGGTGTATTTGACAATGGAAATGCAGATATACGATTTATTGCTAAGTATTTTGAGAATGCGTTTAACGTCAATTTAGGCAACTTTTATCAAACGTATTTGGAACTGCGAAATAGGAAAATGAACCCTACAAAGTTTCTTGATACACTTCGGGAAACGCTTCTAAAGAAAATGGACGAACAGGAAGGAAAGTAG
- a CDS encoding ParA family protein: protein MEATNRTKFIAFSSQKGGVGKSTFTTVTASILHYQMGYNVAVFDCDYPQHSICQMRERDLKAVMQNEVLKKLAHRQFSTINKKAYPVLQSRADNALTDAEAFIQSPTVPVDMVFFDLTGTVNTSGLLNTLAGMHHIFSPITADRVVMESTLSFTDVLTNVLMKHGQTSIETIRLFWNMVDGREKSQLYEIYGNVIKEVGLQAMETRIADSKRFRKESEATAKTVFRSTLLPPDKRLMKTSGLDLFISEFLRTVKL, encoded by the coding sequence ATGGAAGCAACAAACAGGACAAAATTTATCGCTTTTTCAAGCCAAAAGGGAGGCGTTGGGAAAAGCACGTTTACGACAGTTACGGCAAGCATACTCCATTACCAAATGGGTTATAACGTAGCCGTCTTTGACTGCGATTATCCACAGCACAGCATCTGTCAGATGAGGGAACGGGATTTGAAAGCGGTCATGCAGAACGAGGTATTGAAAAAACTGGCACACCGCCAATTCTCGACCATCAACAAGAAAGCCTATCCGGTACTGCAAAGTAGGGCTGACAATGCCCTAACGGATGCGGAAGCGTTCATACAGTCTCCGACCGTTCCCGTGGATATGGTTTTCTTCGACTTGACGGGTACGGTGAACACTTCGGGCTTGCTGAATACACTGGCAGGAATGCACCATATCTTTTCGCCCATCACGGCAGACCGTGTGGTCATGGAAAGCACATTGAGCTTTACCGATGTACTGACCAATGTCCTCATGAAGCATGGGCAGACCTCCATCGAAACCATCCGGCTGTTTTGGAACATGGTCGATGGCAGGGAAAAATCGCAACTGTACGAAATCTACGGCAACGTCATCAAAGAGGTCGGACTGCAAGCAATGGAAACACGCATTGCCGACAGCAAACGCTTCCGCAAGGAAAGCGAGGCAACGGCAAAGACCGTCTTCCGTTCCACGCTGTTACCTCCCGACAAAAGATTGATGAAAACCTCCGGCTTGGATTTGTTCATCAGTGAATTTTTAAGAACCGTCAAACTGTAA
- a CDS encoding AadS family aminoglycoside 6-adenylyltransferase → MQLREEKLKAIIDWAGKNKDVRAVLLTSSLVNPLAPVDEFSDLDIELVFENKAVYISDNSWTHYFGNPIAMVEEDESYFDYKHAMKMVLYEDYVKVDFKLYSVPDFLEEVNQDELCEDWDIGYKVLIDKDCITQNMKEPTYRVSIIKKPTEQKFRQTLNDFWWDTTYLAKSLVRDELFYAKFMSENNIRTDYLIPLIEWHIASQHDWSITTNKFGRLFKKLLTSEMWSKIEQTFSGRKIEDNWDALFAIADLVSEIGTELSEKLGYEYPAKLEMDIRKYLSELKMKSQ, encoded by the coding sequence ATGCAGTTAAGAGAAGAAAAACTAAAAGCCATTATCGATTGGGCAGGAAAGAACAAGGACGTAAGAGCTGTTTTGCTTACAAGCTCCCTTGTGAATCCACTGGCACCCGTCGATGAATTCAGTGATCTGGATATTGAACTCGTTTTTGAGAATAAAGCAGTATATATTTCGGATAACAGCTGGACACATTATTTCGGCAATCCCATTGCAATGGTTGAAGAAGACGAAAGCTACTTCGATTATAAACACGCGATGAAAATGGTTTTGTATGAAGATTATGTAAAAGTTGATTTCAAACTGTATAGCGTCCCTGATTTTTTAGAGGAAGTAAACCAAGATGAATTGTGTGAAGATTGGGACATCGGCTATAAAGTTTTGATTGATAAAGACTGCATCACACAGAATATGAAAGAGCCCACTTATCGGGTTTCCATCATTAAAAAACCTACAGAACAGAAATTCAGGCAGACGTTAAATGATTTTTGGTGGGATACTACATACTTGGCTAAAAGCCTTGTAAGAGATGAATTATTTTACGCGAAATTTATGTCGGAAAACAATATTCGAACCGACTATTTAATCCCTCTAATCGAATGGCATATCGCTAGTCAGCACGATTGGAGCATAACAACCAATAAGTTTGGAAGGCTCTTTAAAAAACTTCTCACCTCTGAAATGTGGAGCAAAATAGAACAGACATTTTCAGGAAGGAAAATTGAAGACAATTGGGATGCATTGTTCGCAATCGCGGATTTAGTGTCTGAAATCGGAACAGAGCTTTCAGAAAAATTAGGTTATGAATACCCTGCAAAATTAGAAATGGATATAAGAAAATATTTAAGCGAATTAAAAATGAAGTCCCAATGA
- the mobC gene encoding conjugal transfer protein MobC, whose protein sequence is MQGEDDLRGLAKIMAFMRAVSILLVLMHFYWFCYGFFAERGWTLEIIGKILTNFNRTAGLFAHTLYTKIFALLLLALSCLGTKGVKNEKITWAKIYTVLVIGFVLFFLNSPLLKLSAGVATSLYILTTSLGYIALLMAGVWMRRLLRNNLMDDVFNNENESFQQETRLIENEYSVNLPTRFYYKGKWNNGWINIVNPFRALIVLGTPGSGKSYAIVNNYIKQHIEKGFAMYIYDFKFDDLSTIAYNHLLKHVNKYKVKPKFYVINFDDPRRSHRCNPLSPAFMTDISDAYEASYTIMLNLNRSWILKQGDFFVESPIILLASIIWYLKIYENGKYCTFPHAIELLNKKYADVFTILTSYPELENYLSAFMDAWQGGAQDQLQGQIASAKIPLSRMISPQLYWVMTGDDFSLDINNPQEPKILCVGNNPDRQNIYSSALGLYNSRIVKLINKKDKLKSSVIIDELPTIYFRGLDNLIATARSNKVAVCLGFQDYSQLIRDYGDKESKVIQNTVGNIFSGQVVGETAKNLSERFGKVLQKRQSMTINRNDKSTSISTQLDSLIPASKISTLTQGIFVGAVSDNFDERIEQKIFHAEIVVDNEKVSAETKAYKKIPQILSFTDEHGNDNMKQVIEANYRQVKADVVQIVESEMERIKNDPDLQHLVQAE, encoded by the coding sequence ATGCAGGGAGAAGACGATTTGAGAGGATTAGCCAAAATCATGGCTTTTATGCGTGCTGTAAGTATTCTTTTGGTACTGATGCACTTTTATTGGTTCTGTTACGGGTTCTTTGCCGAACGTGGGTGGACACTGGAAATAATAGGTAAGATACTGACCAATTTCAACCGTACCGCAGGGCTGTTTGCCCACACCCTTTACACCAAGATTTTTGCATTGCTGTTGTTGGCGTTAAGCTGTCTCGGCACTAAGGGTGTAAAGAATGAAAAGATAACATGGGCTAAGATTTACACTGTCTTAGTTATAGGTTTTGTACTGTTCTTTCTGAACTCGCCATTGTTAAAGCTGTCGGCAGGGGTTGCCACATCGCTTTACATCCTTACAACGAGTTTGGGATATATAGCCTTGCTCATGGCAGGGGTTTGGATGAGACGATTGCTCCGCAACAATCTGATGGACGATGTTTTCAATAATGAAAACGAGAGTTTCCAACAGGAAACCCGTCTAATAGAAAATGAATACTCGGTCAATCTTCCCACAAGGTTTTATTACAAAGGCAAGTGGAACAACGGATGGATTAATATCGTCAACCCTTTTCGAGCTTTGATTGTACTGGGGACTCCCGGCTCTGGAAAATCCTACGCCATCGTAAACAACTACATCAAGCAACATATCGAAAAGGGGTTTGCTATGTATATCTACGATTTCAAGTTTGACGACCTTTCCACCATTGCCTACAACCATTTACTAAAGCATGTCAATAAGTATAAAGTAAAACCCAAGTTTTACGTCATCAACTTTGACGACCCACGCCGTAGCCACCGATGCAATCCGCTAAGCCCTGCCTTTATGACGGACATATCCGATGCCTACGAAGCCTCTTATACCATTATGCTTAACCTTAACAGGTCGTGGATTTTGAAGCAGGGGGATTTTTTTGTGGAAAGCCCAATTATATTGCTCGCTTCCATCATTTGGTATCTGAAAATCTATGAAAACGGGAAGTATTGCACGTTTCCCCATGCTATTGAATTGCTTAATAAAAAATATGCAGACGTGTTTACTATACTTACTTCATATCCCGAACTGGAAAACTATCTTTCAGCTTTCATGGATGCGTGGCAGGGCGGAGCGCAAGACCAGTTGCAGGGGCAGATAGCATCGGCAAAAATTCCGTTGTCACGGATGATTTCGCCACAGCTTTATTGGGTAATGACTGGGGATGATTTTTCACTGGACATCAACAACCCCCAAGAACCGAAAATCTTATGCGTGGGTAATAATCCCGACCGTCAAAATATATATTCGTCCGCTTTAGGATTGTACAATTCGAGGATTGTAAAACTTATCAATAAGAAAGATAAGTTAAAGAGTTCCGTTATCATAGACGAGTTACCTACAATATATTTTCGGGGTTTGGATAATCTTATCGCAACGGCACGTAGCAATAAGGTGGCTGTGTGCTTGGGTTTTCAAGACTATTCGCAATTAATAAGGGATTACGGCGACAAGGAAAGCAAGGTCATCCAAAATACCGTGGGCAATATTTTCTCCGGTCAGGTAGTGGGCGAAACAGCTAAAAACCTAAGTGAACGCTTTGGGAAAGTGTTGCAGAAACGGCAAAGCATGACTATCAACCGTAATGACAAATCTACTTCTATATCCACTCAATTAGACAGCCTTATTCCGGCTTCCAAAATATCCACGCTCACACAGGGTATATTTGTCGGGGCAGTATCGGACAACTTCGATGAGCGTATCGAGCAGAAAATATTTCATGCTGAAATTGTAGTGGATAACGAAAAGGTTTCTGCCGAAACCAAAGCCTATAAGAAGATACCGCAGATATTATCCTTTACCGATGAACACGGCAACGATAATATGAAGCAGGTAATCGAAGCCAATTACAGACAGGTCAAAGCGGACGTTGTGCAGATTGTGGAAAGCGAAATGGAACGTATCAAGAATGACCCCGATTTACAGCATTTGGTGCAGGCAGAGTAA
- the mobA gene encoding conjugal transfer protein MobA, with the protein MENNRRNRTNKVGRKPKKDPAIHRYSISLNAMENAQFLTLFEQSGMKVMAHFITACIFQKPIKTVKIDMDAVDFHTRLTNFYSQFRAVGVNYNQIVKILYRNFSEKKASAYLFKLEKQTAEMADLCRKVIELTQEFEKEYLNKQ; encoded by the coding sequence ATGGAAAACAACAGAAGAAACCGAACAAACAAAGTTGGTCGAAAGCCTAAGAAAGACCCTGCCATCCACCGTTATTCGATTAGTCTCAACGCCATGGAAAACGCACAGTTTCTTACACTGTTCGAGCAATCGGGAATGAAAGTAATGGCGCATTTCATTACAGCCTGTATCTTTCAGAAGCCAATCAAGACCGTAAAAATTGATATGGATGCAGTCGATTTTCATACGAGGCTCACCAATTTTTACAGCCAGTTCAGAGCGGTCGGCGTGAATTACAACCAAATCGTGAAGATACTTTACCGCAATTTCTCGGAGAAAAAGGCATCGGCTTACCTCTTTAAACTGGAAAAGCAGACGGCAGAAATGGCGGACTTATGCCGGAAAGTGATTGAGCTGACGCAGGAATTTGAGAAGGAGTATTTGAATAAACAATAG
- a CDS encoding type IA DNA topoisomerase — protein MKAIIAEKPSVAREIATLLGATEKRDGYLKGNGYEVTWALGHLVGLAMPEDYGLSGFQREALPILPDPFILTVRKIKKDKSYVPDNGALKQLKIIEQVIGRCDSIIVATDAGREGELIFRYIYEYLKCRKPFERLWISSLTEKAIKQGFDNLKAGSEFDGLYRAGQGRSKADWLVGINASQALSISAGRGVYSLGRVQTPTLALICKRYLENKDFTVKKYFQIQLEHRKEFTDFKSLSKTKWDDRKLAEDTLKSVQRIGRATVTAVETKTVSEQPPLLFDLTGLQKEANKRAFYTAEETLNIAQILYEKKFITYPRTGSKYIPEDMWSEIPALVRNLEARASCKKAVGKVKWGRFNKRIVNDVKVTDHHGLLITEKIPSELTAHENVIYDMIAHRLLEALSSACTKEITDIGLQAFHYDFTLKGCKIFEAGWRGIKEKFTDEDSEPVQELPELKVGDELKIKEASVLEKKTKPPVLYTEAGLLSAMENAGKEIDNEEERKALKDIGIGTPATRASIIETLFKRDYIRREKKSLIPTHKGLQVYGAVKDKKIADVAMTAEWEMALQKIENNEAGAGAFHREMEAYATSITRELLDTGIAHEKQPEMTCPKCKSRQLLVWNKVVKCPDEACNWLQFRTVCGVPLGLSDIESLVTKGKTNLIKSMKSNSGNKFNAYIVMNDKAETSFEFENRKPKRK, from the coding sequence ATGAAAGCAATCATTGCAGAAAAGCCAAGTGTGGCGAGGGAAATAGCCACCCTGTTGGGAGCGACCGAAAAACGGGATGGCTACCTAAAAGGAAACGGCTATGAAGTTACGTGGGCATTGGGGCATTTAGTCGGACTGGCGATGCCCGAAGATTACGGGTTATCGGGCTTCCAAAGGGAAGCCCTGCCCATATTGCCCGACCCTTTTATACTTACGGTACGCAAGATAAAAAAGGACAAAAGTTATGTTCCCGATAACGGGGCATTAAAACAATTAAAGATTATCGAACAGGTCATCGGTAGATGCGATAGTATCATCGTGGCCACCGATGCCGGACGTGAGGGCGAACTCATCTTTAGGTATATCTATGAATACCTAAAATGCCGGAAACCCTTTGAACGTCTATGGATAAGCTCACTCACGGAAAAGGCGATTAAACAGGGTTTTGACAACCTAAAAGCCGGAAGCGAATTTGACGGGCTGTACCGTGCCGGACAAGGGCGGAGCAAAGCCGACTGGCTTGTGGGCATCAATGCCTCGCAGGCGTTGAGCATTTCGGCAGGGCGTGGCGTTTATTCGCTTGGTAGAGTACAAACGCCTACGCTTGCCCTTATCTGCAAGCGATACTTGGAAAACAAAGACTTTACCGTCAAAAAATACTTTCAAATCCAGTTGGAACACCGCAAGGAATTTACAGACTTTAAGAGCCTTTCCAAGACCAAATGGGATGACAGGAAACTTGCTGAAGATACGCTGAAATCCGTTCAGCGTATCGGAAGAGCAACCGTTACGGCGGTGGAAACCAAAACGGTTTCGGAGCAACCGCCTTTGCTGTTCGACCTTACGGGATTGCAGAAAGAAGCGAACAAAAGGGCTTTCTATACTGCCGAGGAAACATTGAACATTGCCCAAATCCTGTATGAAAAGAAGTTTATCACCTATCCCCGTACAGGGAGCAAGTACATCCCCGAAGATATGTGGTCGGAAATCCCTGCACTGGTAAGGAATTTGGAAGCACGGGCTTCCTGCAAAAAAGCGGTCGGAAAAGTGAAATGGGGTCGTTTCAACAAACGCATCGTGAATGACGTAAAGGTCACAGACCACCACGGTCTGCTGATTACCGAAAAAATCCCGTCCGAATTAACGGCACACGAAAATGTTATCTATGATATGATTGCGCACCGCCTGTTGGAAGCCCTTTCGTCTGCCTGTACCAAAGAAATAACAGACATCGGATTGCAGGCTTTTCATTATGATTTTACACTGAAAGGGTGTAAAATCTTCGAAGCCGGCTGGCGAGGCATCAAAGAAAAATTTACAGACGAGGACAGCGAACCTGTGCAGGAACTGCCGGAATTAAAGGTCGGTGATGAATTGAAAATCAAAGAGGCATCCGTACTGGAAAAGAAAACCAAACCGCCTGTGCTTTACACCGAGGCAGGTCTGTTGTCCGCAATGGAAAATGCCGGAAAAGAGATTGACAACGAGGAAGAACGGAAAGCCCTAAAAGACATCGGCATCGGTACACCTGCCACAAGAGCCTCTATTATAGAAACGCTTTTTAAGAGGGATTACATTCGGCGTGAAAAGAAATCCCTTATCCCTACCCATAAGGGATTGCAGGTTTATGGAGCGGTTAAGGACAAAAAGATTGCCGATGTAGCCATGACCGCCGAATGGGAAATGGCATTGCAGAAAATCGAAAACAACGAGGCGGGTGCAGGTGCTTTTCACCGTGAAATGGAAGCCTATGCGACTTCCATTACACGGGAGCTTTTGGACACGGGCATTGCCCATGAAAAGCAACCCGAAATGACCTGCCCCAAATGCAAGAGCCGTCAGCTATTGGTTTGGAACAAGGTTGTAAAATGCCCCGATGAGGCTTGCAACTGGCTTCAATTCCGTACCGTGTGCGGAGTGCCGTTGGGCCTTTCCGATATAGAAAGCCTTGTGACCAAAGGAAAGACCAACCTTATCAAAAGCATGAAAAGCAATTCGGGCAATAAATTCAATGCCTATATCGTCATGAACGATAAAGCCGAAACCTCTTTTGAATTTGAAAACAGGAAACCAAAAAGAAAATAA
- a CDS encoding rRNA adenine N-6-methyltransferase family protein encodes MKKRSLPVRFTGQHFTIDTILIKDAIRLANIQKEDIVLDIGAGSGFLTIHLVKYSTNVVAIENDNSLVSELRSKFKTNRNVFIVGDDYRKFVVPQKSFKVVSNIPFALTSEILKSLMYSNMEFFKRGCLIMQLEAAQKLIRKKYFNPYIVFYHTFFEVGIIYEISPKCFMPPPTVKSALVKISKKKCIDNIGIETKEKYLSFLYFMTKSPHLPSRTVLKRIFRKHQVRDLANCYGLELDNPVSLMSSEQFLGCFLNMLRLVPVDYHT; translated from the coding sequence ATGAAAAAGCGTAGCTTACCAGTAAGGTTTACGGGGCAACACTTTACAATTGATACTATACTAATAAAAGACGCCATTCGGTTGGCAAACATACAGAAAGAAGATATTGTTTTAGATATTGGTGCGGGTTCTGGATTTTTGACGATACATTTGGTCAAATATTCTACAAATGTGGTTGCTATAGAGAACGATAACAGTTTAGTTTCGGAATTACGTTCAAAATTCAAGACCAATAGAAATGTTTTTATCGTCGGAGATGACTACCGAAAATTTGTAGTGCCACAAAAAAGCTTTAAAGTAGTATCTAACATACCTTTTGCTTTAACTTCCGAAATTCTCAAATCCCTCATGTATTCCAATATGGAATTTTTTAAACGGGGTTGTTTGATTATGCAGTTAGAGGCTGCTCAAAAACTTATTAGGAAAAAGTATTTCAATCCGTACATAGTCTTTTACCACACGTTTTTTGAGGTAGGGATTATCTACGAAATAAGTCCTAAATGTTTCATGCCCCCGCCGACTGTAAAATCGGCTTTAGTGAAAATTAGTAAAAAAAAATGTATTGATAATATTGGTATCGAAACAAAGGAGAAATATCTTAGCTTTCTTTATTTTATGACTAAGTCGCCACATTTGCCATCAAGAACTGTTTTAAAAAGAATTTTCAGAAAGCACCAAGTAAGGGATCTTGCAAATTGTTATGGTCTGGAATTGGATAATCCAGTGAGTTTAATGTCCTCTGAACAATTTTTAGGTTGTTTTTTGAATATGCTAAGGCTTGTTCCCGTTGATTATCATACTTAA
- the mobB gene encoding conjugal transfer protein MobB: MIAKIGKGENLYGAISYNQKKIDSENGQVLLLNRIPETLDNTYSTSYLHQCFDPYLLANIRTEKPVRHISLNPDPADRVSDGQFVQMAQEYMERMGYGNQPYIVFKHTDIERTHIHIVTVCVGLDGKKLPDSYDHPRSMAICRDLEQTYNLIPATEKQRTGNEQVFRPVDYRAGDVKSQIASMVRHLPKYYSYASLGAYNALLSLFNITAEEVKGELHGQPKNGLVYFALNEQGEKASNPFKASLFGKQAGLDELQNQFAKAKEKMKADPVRAVLKSTIEVAMHTATNETDFKKQLMEQGINTVVRRNDEARIYGMTFIDHESRTVWNGSALGKNLSANVFNDWRNEQAVGQRQEAEKTNAQNQSSTTGNTVENEEAHALFNFLNKEQQTDDLWIDGLGGLLPEAQGEDYEEQAFANRMKKKKRKKM; the protein is encoded by the coding sequence ATGATAGCGAAGATTGGAAAGGGCGAGAATTTGTACGGTGCAATTTCATACAACCAAAAGAAGATTGACAGTGAAAACGGGCAGGTTTTATTATTGAACAGAATACCCGAAACATTGGATAATACCTATTCGACCAGTTACCTGCACCAGTGTTTTGATCCGTATCTGTTGGCAAATATCAGAACGGAAAAGCCAGTGCGCCACATATCGCTGAACCCCGATCCTGCGGATAGGGTCAGCGATGGGCAGTTCGTACAAATGGCGCAGGAATATATGGAGCGCATGGGATATGGCAACCAACCTTATATCGTTTTTAAGCATACTGATATTGAACGTACCCATATCCATATCGTAACGGTATGTGTGGGTTTGGACGGGAAAAAGCTACCGGATAGTTACGACCATCCCCGTTCGATGGCAATCTGTCGGGATTTGGAGCAAACGTATAACCTCATACCTGCAACGGAAAAACAGCGTACCGGAAACGAGCAGGTATTCCGTCCGGTGGATTACAGAGCCGGAGACGTTAAGAGCCAAATCGCATCGATGGTGCGACACTTGCCGAAGTATTACAGTTACGCAAGCCTCGGAGCGTACAACGCTTTGCTATCGCTTTTCAATATTACGGCGGAGGAAGTCAAAGGGGAACTGCACGGACAGCCTAAAAACGGTCTTGTTTATTTTGCGCTGAACGAACAGGGAGAAAAAGCGAGCAATCCTTTTAAGGCATCCCTTTTCGGGAAGCAGGCAGGACTGGACGAATTGCAAAACCAATTCGCAAAGGCTAAAGAGAAAATGAAAGCCGACCCCGTAAGAGCTGTACTCAAAAGCACCATTGAAGTGGCAATGCACACCGCTACAAACGAAACCGATTTTAAAAAGCAACTGATGGAACAGGGTATCAATACCGTGGTACGGCGCAACGATGAGGCGCGTATATATGGTATGACTTTTATCGACCACGAAAGCCGTACCGTTTGGAACGGTTCAGCTTTAGGTAAAAACCTTTCGGCGAATGTCTTTAATGATTGGAGGAACGAGCAAGCGGTTGGGCAACGCCAAGAAGCTGAAAAAACAAACGCACAAAATCAGTCATCTACCACGGGCAACACCGTAGAGAATGAGGAAGCCCATGCACTTTTTAACTTTCTAAATAAAGAACAGCAGACCGATGATTTATGGATAGATGGATTGGGTGGTCTACTGCCGGAGGCACAGGGCGAAGACTACGAGGAACAGGCATTTGCAAACCGTATGAAGAAAAAGAAAAGAAAAAAAATGTAA
- a CDS encoding DUF3408 domain-containing protein encodes MENENKKKPNAPIDEAYLMSIMAGETKKPQQAVTPQEPTKETPTEKPVAKERNRQKRASDTGYGERFLNSHTMTRRGDKSIYIRQEYHERLSRIVQVIGEDKIPLYAYLDNILEHHFEQFEKAITDDFNNKFKPIF; translated from the coding sequence ATGGAAAATGAAAACAAGAAAAAGCCAAATGCCCCGATTGACGAGGCTTATCTCATGTCCATCATGGCAGGCGAAACAAAGAAGCCCCAACAGGCGGTAACACCCCAAGAGCCGACAAAGGAAACGCCAACGGAAAAGCCCGTAGCCAAAGAGCGCAACCGACAAAAGAGGGCTTCCGATACGGGCTATGGCGAGCGTTTTCTCAACAGCCACACCATGACACGCCGTGGCGATAAGAGCATCTACATCCGGCAGGAATACCACGAACGGCTTTCCCGTATCGTGCAGGTTATCGGGGAGGACAAGATACCCCTATATGCCTATTTGGACAATATTCTCGAACATCATTTTGAACAGTTCGAGAAAGCCATTACCGATGATTTCAACAATAAGTTTAAACCCATTTTTTAA